A single region of the Neodiprion pinetum isolate iyNeoPine1 chromosome 5, iyNeoPine1.2, whole genome shotgun sequence genome encodes:
- the Oli gene encoding class E basic helix-loop-helix protein 23 isoform X2 encodes MRSYDGESSSGDEDDRREGGPHDAHIQQGTWQRSSSHPTWAWDHRAALPSQGTGSLESMVYPPPGASHPSTGLSSSTGYSSEHPQGTAGRRTPLGAVGLGGFYFQQQPQPQSSAASLSDENRPDHERPGVSRLNCSPSKTKTTRQGKSVRLNINARERRRMHDLNDALDELRSVIPYAHSPSVRKLSKIATLLLAKNYILMQGNALEELRRVIAVLQSPHAHTTALPPTPASYDLLHGFPGKLFQGVQGVVQGTGTVNVSTSNSSQAVSAGGGLVDSGGGSGEST; translated from the exons atgagATCTTACGACGGTGAAAGCAGCTCGGGTGACGAAGACGATCGCAGGGAGGGTGGTCCTCACGATGCTCACATTCAACAAGGCACCTGGCAACGGTCTTCGTCCCATCCAACATGGGCGTGGGATCATCGAGCCGct CTGCCGTCTCAGGGAACAGGGTCACTTGAGTCGATGGTATACCCGCCCCCCGGAGCCTCGCATCCAAGTACAGGGCTATCCTCGTCGACAGGCTATTCATCGGAACACCCGCAGGGAACAGCGGGTCGACGAACACCCCTGGGAGCTGTAGGTCTCGGTGGATTTTACTTCCAACAACAGCCGCAGCCGCAGTCATCTGCGGCCAGTTTGTCCGACGAGAATAGACCCGACCACGAAAG ACCTGGTGTATCGCGGCTGAATTGCAGTCCCTCGAAAACCAAAACAACAAGACAGGGGAAAAGCGTACGTCTGAACATAAACGCGAGAGAACGCCGCAGGATGCATGACCTGAACGACGCCCTGGACGAACTTCGTTCCGTTATACCATATGCTCACAGTCCATCCGTGAGAAAGCTATCGAAAATCGCTACCCTgcttttggcaaaaaattacaTACTCATGCAGG GCAACGCTCTTGAGGAACTGAGACGTGTCATTGCTGTTCTCCAGTCGCCGCATGCGCACACAACCGCCTTACCACCAACCCCTGCATCCTACGATCTTTTGCACGGTTTTCCGGGAAAACTGTTCCAGGGAGTTCAAGGCGTGGTTCAAGGAACCGGTACGGTGAACGTTTCCACGTCGAACTCTTCTCAAGCAGTAAGTGCTGGCGGTGGGCTGGTGGACAGTGGCGGCGGGAGCGGCGAATCGACGTAG
- the Oli gene encoding class E basic helix-loop-helix protein 23 isoform X1, producing MRSYDGESSSGDEDDRREGGPHDAHIQQGTWQRSSSHPTWAWDHRAAHQLPSQGTGSLESMVYPPPGASHPSTGLSSSTGYSSEHPQGTAGRRTPLGAVGLGGFYFQQQPQPQSSAASLSDENRPDHERPGVSRLNCSPSKTKTTRQGKSVRLNINARERRRMHDLNDALDELRSVIPYAHSPSVRKLSKIATLLLAKNYILMQGNALEELRRVIAVLQSPHAHTTALPPTPASYDLLHGFPGKLFQGVQGVVQGTGTVNVSTSNSSQAVSAGGGLVDSGGGSGEST from the exons atgagATCTTACGACGGTGAAAGCAGCTCGGGTGACGAAGACGATCGCAGGGAGGGTGGTCCTCACGATGCTCACATTCAACAAGGCACCTGGCAACGGTCTTCGTCCCATCCAACATGGGCGTGGGATCATCGAGCCGct CACCAGCTGCCGTCTCAGGGAACAGGGTCACTTGAGTCGATGGTATACCCGCCCCCCGGAGCCTCGCATCCAAGTACAGGGCTATCCTCGTCGACAGGCTATTCATCGGAACACCCGCAGGGAACAGCGGGTCGACGAACACCCCTGGGAGCTGTAGGTCTCGGTGGATTTTACTTCCAACAACAGCCGCAGCCGCAGTCATCTGCGGCCAGTTTGTCCGACGAGAATAGACCCGACCACGAAAG ACCTGGTGTATCGCGGCTGAATTGCAGTCCCTCGAAAACCAAAACAACAAGACAGGGGAAAAGCGTACGTCTGAACATAAACGCGAGAGAACGCCGCAGGATGCATGACCTGAACGACGCCCTGGACGAACTTCGTTCCGTTATACCATATGCTCACAGTCCATCCGTGAGAAAGCTATCGAAAATCGCTACCCTgcttttggcaaaaaattacaTACTCATGCAGG GCAACGCTCTTGAGGAACTGAGACGTGTCATTGCTGTTCTCCAGTCGCCGCATGCGCACACAACCGCCTTACCACCAACCCCTGCATCCTACGATCTTTTGCACGGTTTTCCGGGAAAACTGTTCCAGGGAGTTCAAGGCGTGGTTCAAGGAACCGGTACGGTGAACGTTTCCACGTCGAACTCTTCTCAAGCAGTAAGTGCTGGCGGTGGGCTGGTGGACAGTGGCGGCGGGAGCGGCGAATCGACGTAG